The following proteins are co-located in the Bubalus bubalis isolate 160015118507 breed Murrah chromosome 23, NDDB_SH_1, whole genome shotgun sequence genome:
- the PNLIPRP3 gene encoding pancreatic lipase-related protein 3 — MVLGSGDTKIPFIKSYKSYKKKKTFREDTVSNLMSLAHFKEDYPVVKHSRSLGLVPIILTLYLLAAGEEVCYERVGCFKDGLPWTGTFSRQFAGLPWSPEKINTRFLLYTRQNPKVHQEVSAVNYLTIRASHFATHKITRINIPGWKSDGKWQQDMCNVLLKVEDVNCINLDWINGSLQYIHAVNNLRVVGAEVAYFIDVLVKKFGYSASKVHLIGHSLGAHLAGEAGSRTPGLGRITGLDPAGPCFHDTPNEVRLDPSDANFVDVIHTNAVRLFFELGVGTINACGHLDFYPNGGKHMPGCEDLITPLFKFDLNIYKEEVFSFFDCNHARSHRFYAESILNPDAFIAYPCRSYKSFKAGNCFHCPKEGCPTMGHFADRFHLKKMKPNRLYYFLNTGTISPFARWRHKLSVKLDGNNVTQGSIFLRVGGTIGKTGEFEFVSGTLKPGMTYTDLIDADINVGNITSIEFIWKEYSFERSQSKLGAEMVIDISGKYGYKSAFCSQNIVGPNIAQILKPC; from the exons atggtaCTAGGCTCTGGAGACACAAAGATACCTTTCATCAAGAGTTATAAGTcttataagaaaaagaagacGTTCAGGGAAGACACAGTATCCAATCTTATGTCTCTGGCCCATTTTAAGGAGGACTATCCTGT TGTGAAACACAGCCGTTCTCTGGGCCTGGTTCCTATAATACTAACACTCTATCTTTTAGCTGCAGGGGAAGAAGTTTGCTATGAAAGGGTGGGATGCTTTAAAGATGGTCTGCCATGGACTGGGACCTTCTCAAGACAGTTTGCAGGGTTACCATGGTCTCCAGAAAAGATAAACACTCGCTTTCTGCTCTACACTAGACAGAATCCCAAAGTCCATCAG GAAGTCAGTGCAGTTAATTATTTAACTATCCGAGCCTCACACTTTGCTACACACAAGATCACACGTATCAACATACCTGGATGGAAATCAGATGGCAAATGGCAGCAAGACATGTGCAAT GTACTGCTAAAAGTAGAAGATGTGAACTGCATTAATTTAGACTGGATTAACGGTTCACTGCAATATATCCACGCGGTAAACAATCTCCGCGTTGTTGGTGCTGAGGTGGCTTATTTTATTGATGTCCTCGTG AAAAAATTTGGATATTCCGCTTCTAAAGTACATTTGATTGGCCACAGCTTGGGAGCTCATCTGGCTGGGGAAGCTGGGTCAAGGACGCCAGGCCTTGGAAGGATAACTG GGTTGGACCCAGCAGGGCCGTGTTTCCATGACACTCCAAATGAAGTCAGGCTGGATCCCTCAGATGCCAACTTTGTTGATGTTATCCATACAAATGCTGTTCGCCTCTTCTTTGAGCTTG gtgtTGGAACCATTAATGCTTGTGGTCACCTTGACTTTTACCCAAATGGAGGGAAGCACATGCCAGGATGTGAAGATTTAATTACACCTTTATTTAAATTTGATCTCAATATTTACAAGGAAG AAgtgttttccttctttgattGCAACCATGCCCGAAGTCATCGCTTTTATGCTGAAAGCATTCTCAATCCTGATGCATTTATTGCTTATCCTTGTAGATCCTACAAATCTTTTAAAGCA GGAAACTGCTTCCATTGTCCCAAGGAAGGTTGCCCAACAATGGGTCATTTTGCTGACAGATTTCACCTCAAAAAAATGAAGCCTAatagattatattattttttaaacacaggGACTATTTCGCCATTTGCCC GTTGGAGGCACAAACTGTCTGTCAAACTTGATGGGAACAACGTCACTCAAGGAAGTATATTTCTCCGTGTAGGTGGAACGATTGGGAAGACAGGGGAGTTTGAGTTTGTCAG TGGAACACTGAAGCCAGGCATGACTTATACAGATTTAATTGATGCAGACATTAACGTTGGAAACATTACAAGCATTGAGTTCATTTGGAAGGAGTATTCATTTGAACGTTCTCAGAGTAAGCTGGGAGCAGAAATGGTGATAGATATATCTGGAAAATATGGATATAA ATCTGCTTTCTG